The proteins below come from a single Dermatophilaceae bacterium Soc4.6 genomic window:
- a CDS encoding sodium-translocating pyrophosphatase has product MPQLAPVAAAALGGKDLTLVLAVLAIAVISLAFGMYFRRQVLAYDAGTESMRSIGDAVEEGAQAYLRRQFQTLVYFVVIVFGLLFLLPAPDVAIKLGRSGFFLVGAGFSAAIGYLGMSLAVKANVRVASAARDGDRDKGMKIAFRTGGTVGMATVGLGLLGAAVVVLIYKADAPKVLEGFGFGAALLAMFMRVGGGIFTKAADVGADLVGKVEAGIPEDDPRNAATIADNVGDNVGDCAGMAADLFESYAVMLVAALILGSAALGDAGLIFPLLIPAIGAVTAILGVFITRVKPGQNALSAINQGFYTSAAIAAVLSIVAVFLYLPASVAQKVDAATQQVTQASVDGLRIRASIAVLLGIVLAAVILWLTGYFTGTDKRPTMDVARTTRTGAATVVLSGIGVGFESAVYTAVIIAGAVYGAFLLGAGVPTLALFFVAVAGTGLLTTVGVIVAMDTFGPVSDNAQGIAEMSGDVDGEGAQILTDLDAVGNTTKAITKGIAIATAVLAATALFGSYSDAWQGALKPIVASLSAQVQAGTISQDQVVELQRSISSLVDLQISTPNVLVGLILGVAVVFLFSGLAINAVTRAAGAIVVEVRRQFREHPGIMDYTEKPEYGRVVDICTRDSLRELATPGLLAALTPIIVGFGLGIGSLAGFLGGAIGSGALMAVFLANSGGSWDNAKKIIEDGNHGGKGSAAHEAAIIGDTVGDPFKDTAGPAINPLIKVMNLVAVLIAPAIITLSIGDGKNLLVRYGIAAIALVIVVAAVAISKSRDIAVGGDDDDEPMQRETTGAGTGPVDLEKDGFDESEGVGSRV; this is encoded by the coding sequence ATGCCCCAACTCGCCCCCGTCGCTGCTGCGGCTCTGGGCGGCAAGGACCTCACGTTGGTCTTGGCCGTCCTCGCCATCGCGGTGATCTCCCTCGCCTTCGGGATGTACTTCCGACGACAGGTCCTCGCCTACGACGCCGGCACGGAGAGCATGCGCAGCATCGGCGACGCCGTCGAGGAGGGGGCGCAGGCCTATCTCCGGCGGCAGTTCCAGACGCTGGTCTACTTCGTCGTCATCGTCTTCGGCCTGCTCTTCCTGCTGCCGGCCCCCGACGTCGCCATCAAGCTGGGGCGCTCGGGCTTCTTCCTCGTCGGCGCGGGCTTCTCGGCAGCCATCGGCTACCTGGGCATGTCGCTCGCGGTGAAGGCCAACGTGCGCGTCGCGTCGGCGGCCCGCGACGGCGACCGTGACAAGGGGATGAAGATCGCCTTCCGCACCGGCGGCACCGTCGGCATGGCCACGGTCGGGCTCGGCCTGCTCGGCGCGGCCGTCGTCGTGCTCATCTACAAGGCCGACGCCCCCAAGGTGCTCGAGGGCTTCGGCTTCGGCGCGGCGCTGCTCGCGATGTTCATGCGCGTCGGCGGCGGCATCTTCACCAAGGCCGCCGACGTCGGCGCCGACCTGGTCGGCAAGGTCGAGGCCGGCATCCCCGAGGACGACCCGCGCAACGCCGCGACGATCGCCGACAACGTCGGCGACAACGTCGGCGACTGCGCCGGCATGGCCGCCGACCTCTTCGAGTCGTATGCCGTGATGCTCGTCGCCGCGCTCATCCTCGGCTCCGCGGCACTCGGCGACGCCGGCCTGATCTTCCCGCTGCTGATCCCCGCCATCGGCGCCGTCACGGCCATCCTCGGGGTCTTCATCACCCGGGTGAAGCCGGGCCAGAACGCCCTCTCGGCGATCAACCAGGGCTTCTACACCTCGGCGGCCATCGCCGCGGTGCTCTCCATCGTGGCGGTCTTCCTCTACCTTCCGGCCTCGGTGGCGCAGAAGGTCGACGCCGCCACGCAGCAGGTGACGCAGGCCAGCGTCGACGGGCTGCGGATCCGCGCGTCGATCGCGGTCCTGCTCGGCATCGTGCTCGCCGCCGTCATCCTGTGGCTGACCGGCTACTTCACCGGCACCGACAAGCGCCCCACGATGGACGTCGCACGCACCACCCGCACCGGCGCGGCCACCGTGGTCCTATCCGGCATCGGGGTCGGCTTCGAGTCGGCCGTCTACACCGCCGTCATCATCGCGGGCGCGGTCTACGGCGCCTTCCTGCTCGGCGCGGGCGTGCCCACGCTGGCGCTCTTCTTCGTGGCCGTCGCGGGCACCGGCCTGCTGACGACGGTCGGCGTCATCGTGGCCATGGACACCTTCGGCCCGGTCTCCGACAACGCGCAGGGCATCGCCGAGATGTCGGGCGACGTCGACGGTGAGGGAGCCCAGATCCTCACCGACCTCGACGCGGTCGGCAACACGACCAAGGCGATCACCAAGGGCATCGCGATCGCCACGGCGGTGCTCGCGGCCACGGCGCTCTTCGGGTCCTACTCCGACGCGTGGCAGGGGGCGCTCAAACCGATCGTCGCGTCCCTGTCGGCGCAGGTGCAGGCCGGCACGATCTCGCAGGACCAGGTGGTCGAGCTGCAGCGGAGCATCTCGTCGCTCGTCGACCTGCAGATCTCGACCCCCAACGTGCTCGTCGGGCTCATCCTCGGCGTGGCCGTCGTCTTCCTCTTCTCCGGCCTGGCCATCAACGCGGTCACCCGTGCGGCCGGGGCGATCGTCGTCGAGGTGCGTCGCCAGTTCCGCGAGCACCCGGGGATCATGGACTACACCGAGAAGCCGGAGTACGGCCGGGTCGTCGACATCTGCACCAGGGACTCCCTGCGTGAGCTGGCCACCCCGGGCCTGCTCGCAGCCCTGACGCCGATCATCGTCGGCTTCGGTCTCGGCATCGGGTCGCTCGCCGGGTTCCTCGGCGGCGCCATCGGCTCCGGCGCCCTCATGGCGGTCTTCCTCGCCAACTCCGGCGGCTCGTGGGACAACGCCAAGAAGATCATCGAGGACGGCAACCACGGCGGCAAGGGCTCAGCGGCCCATGAGGCGGCGATCATCGGCGACACGGTCGGTGACCCGTTCAAGGACACCGCCGGCCCAGCGATCAACCCGCTCATCAAGGTGATGAACCTCGTGGCGGTGCTCATCGCCCCGGCCATCATCACCCTCAGCATCGGCGACGGGAAGAACCTGCTGGTCCGTTACGGCATCGCGGCCATCGCGCTGGTCATCGTCGTCGCGGCGGTCGCCATCTCGAAGTCGCGCGACATCGCCGTCGGTGGCGACGACGACGACGAGCCGATGCAGCGCGAGACGACCGGCGCCGGCACCGGCCCGGTCGACCTCGAGAAGGACGGCTTCGACGAGTCCGAGGGCGTCGGCTCGCGGGTCTGA
- a CDS encoding class I SAM-dependent methyltransferase, whose product MTPQPGDGGPLDPAEVPELVAALRADLAAAAYTVHRVEALLGPVAGAALMREQILPADLVTRDAPGALAVLVRLFALGRTVTVAALDAALPTLTARGAEALRLVRVGEDAQVQPRCDLRPYGDDEHDWWVASDLVEASTGEPLLPTHVLGIGSASTTAAQWTIRRPVRSALDLGTGCGVQALHLAGHAARIVATDVSVRALAYARLNAALAGLDLDLREGSLLDPVAGERFDLVVSNPPFVITPRSEGAPLYEYRDGGLVGDGLVEALVRGVGDHLEPGGVAQFLGNWEVSQGATWRDRWVGWLGGTGLDALVVQREDQDPAEYAELWARDGGSRPGVAGFTDLYAAWLADFATRGVERIGFGVVTLQRPVTDRAPWVDLLEVTGPVSPALGATVEAALAARTWLAEHGDADLLGVAWRCADDVTSESHGRFGEDDPSVVLARQGGGLRRVVRIDTVVAGLLSVCDGTLTAGAALAAIADLLEQEVDTVVVRALPFLRDLVADGLLVP is encoded by the coding sequence ATGACGCCTCAACCGGGTGACGGCGGCCCCCTCGACCCCGCGGAGGTGCCCGAGCTCGTCGCCGCCCTGCGCGCCGACCTCGCGGCAGCGGCATACACCGTCCACCGGGTCGAGGCGCTGCTCGGCCCCGTCGCAGGCGCCGCGCTCATGCGCGAGCAGATCCTGCCCGCCGACCTCGTGACCCGTGACGCACCAGGGGCCCTGGCGGTGCTCGTGCGCCTCTTCGCCCTCGGCCGCACGGTGACCGTCGCCGCCCTCGACGCGGCCCTGCCGACCCTGACGGCCCGGGGGGCCGAGGCGTTGCGGCTGGTCCGGGTGGGGGAGGACGCCCAGGTGCAGCCCCGGTGCGACCTGCGACCGTATGGCGACGACGAGCACGACTGGTGGGTCGCCTCGGACCTGGTGGAGGCCTCCACGGGGGAGCCGCTGCTGCCGACCCACGTGCTCGGCATCGGCTCCGCCTCGACCACGGCGGCCCAGTGGACGATCCGGCGACCGGTGCGCTCCGCCCTCGACCTCGGCACCGGCTGCGGGGTGCAGGCGCTGCACCTGGCCGGCCACGCGGCGCGCATCGTGGCCACCGACGTCTCGGTGCGCGCACTGGCCTACGCCCGCCTCAACGCCGCGCTCGCCGGCCTCGACCTCGACCTGCGCGAGGGGAGCCTGCTCGATCCGGTGGCGGGGGAGCGATTCGACCTCGTGGTCAGCAACCCGCCCTTCGTCATCACCCCGCGCAGCGAGGGGGCGCCGCTCTACGAGTACCGCGACGGCGGGCTCGTCGGCGACGGCCTCGTCGAGGCCCTCGTCCGGGGGGTAGGGGATCACCTCGAGCCCGGCGGCGTGGCCCAGTTCCTCGGCAACTGGGAGGTGTCGCAGGGCGCGACCTGGCGCGACCGGTGGGTCGGCTGGCTCGGCGGCACCGGCCTCGACGCGCTCGTCGTGCAGCGCGAGGACCAGGACCCGGCGGAGTATGCCGAGCTGTGGGCCCGCGACGGCGGTTCCCGACCGGGCGTCGCGGGCTTCACCGACCTGTATGCCGCGTGGCTGGCCGACTTCGCCACCCGCGGCGTCGAGCGCATCGGCTTCGGGGTGGTCACCCTCCAGCGCCCGGTGACCGACCGGGCCCCCTGGGTGGACCTGCTCGAGGTGACCGGCCCGGTCTCCCCGGCGCTGGGGGCCACGGTCGAGGCGGCGCTGGCCGCGCGCACCTGGCTGGCCGAGCATGGTGACGCCGACCTGCTGGGCGTCGCCTGGCGCTGCGCGGACGACGTCACGTCGGAGAGCCATGGCCGCTTCGGGGAGGACGACCCCAGCGTCGTGCTGGCCCGGCAGGGCGGCGGCCTGCGCCGGGTCGTCCGGATCGACACCGTCGTCGCGGGGTTGCTGTCGGTGTGCGACGGCACCCTGACGGCCGGGGCGGCCCTCGCCGCCATCGCCGACCTGCTCGAGCAGGAGGTCGACACCGTCGTCGTGCGGGCCCTCCCGTTCCTGCGCGACCTCGTGGCCGACGGCCTCCTCGTGCCCTGA